The following are encoded together in the Acidovorax sp. KKS102 genome:
- the arsC gene encoding arsenate reductase (glutaredoxin) (This arsenate reductase requires both glutathione and glutaredoxin to convert arsenate to arsenite, after which the efflux transporter formed by ArsA and ArsB can extrude the arsenite from the cell, providing resistance.) has protein sequence MTTITIYHNPKCGTSRNTLAMIRNSGVEPEVIEYLKTPPDRATLVALIAATGEPVINAVRTKEAVFTELQLDAPGVTDAQLIDAMLQHPILINRPIVVTPLGTRLCRPSEKVLDILPALQKGAFTKEDGEVVINAQGQRV, from the coding sequence ATGACCACCATCACGATCTATCACAACCCGAAGTGCGGCACGTCCCGCAACACCCTCGCCATGATCCGCAACAGCGGCGTGGAGCCCGAGGTCATTGAATACCTGAAAACCCCGCCCGACCGCGCAACACTGGTGGCGCTGATTGCGGCGACCGGCGAGCCGGTGATCAACGCTGTGCGCACCAAGGAAGCGGTCTTCACCGAGCTGCAGCTGGACGCACCGGGCGTCACCGACGCCCAGCTCATCGACGCGATGCTGCAGCACCCCATCCTCATCAACCGCCCCATCGTGGTCACGCCCCTGGGCACGCGGCTGTGCCGCCCGTCCGAGAAGGTGCTGGACATCCTGCCCGCGCTACAAAAAGGTGCCTTCACCAAGGAGGATGGCGAGGTCGTCATCAACGCGCAGGGCCAGCGTGTCTGA
- a CDS encoding MFS transporter, translating to MSAASQRWTVARLGTAQTLAWASSYYLPAMLAAPMAHDLGVATPTVFAAFSVALIVSALLGPFAGRAIDRHGGRPVLVGTNLLFAVALVGMALAQGPVGLFAAWVLMGVAMGSGLYEAAFATLVRLYGQGARGAITGITLIAGFASTVGWPLSAWMETQWGWRGACAGWAALHLLVGVPLNGWLPRADTAKKPPPPSADEPVAAASEPAEPSPSTAAHPLRTTVLLSFVFAVTWFTSTAMAAHLPRLLQASGTSLQAAVAMAALVGPAQVAARLLEFGLLRRLHPLLSAQLAAAAHPVGAGLLMVLGGPAAAVFTLLHGAGNGILTIAKGTLPLVLFGPAGYGARQGLMMVPARVAQAFAPVLFGMALDRAGASALWLTTLLGLAALAALWLLRPVARA from the coding sequence ATGAGCGCCGCCTCGCAACGCTGGACCGTGGCGCGCCTGGGCACGGCCCAGACCCTGGCCTGGGCCTCGTCCTACTACCTGCCCGCCATGCTGGCCGCGCCCATGGCGCACGACCTGGGTGTGGCCACACCCACCGTGTTCGCGGCGTTTTCGGTGGCGCTCATCGTGTCGGCGCTGCTCGGGCCTTTCGCGGGCCGGGCCATTGACCGCCACGGCGGCCGCCCGGTGCTGGTGGGCACCAACCTATTGTTTGCAGTTGCCCTGGTGGGCATGGCGCTGGCGCAAGGCCCGGTGGGTCTGTTTGCCGCCTGGGTGTTGATGGGTGTGGCCATGGGCTCGGGCCTGTACGAGGCAGCGTTTGCCACGCTGGTGCGGCTGTACGGCCAGGGCGCACGCGGCGCGATCACCGGCATCACGCTGATTGCGGGGTTTGCGAGCACCGTGGGGTGGCCGCTGTCGGCCTGGATGGAGACGCAGTGGGGCTGGCGGGGCGCCTGCGCGGGCTGGGCGGCGTTGCACCTGCTGGTGGGCGTGCCGCTCAACGGCTGGCTGCCACGCGCCGACACTGCAAAGAAACCGCCCCCACCTTCGGCGGATGAGCCTGTGGCGGCAGCCTCGGAACCGGCTGAACCCTCCCCGTCCACTGCCGCCCACCCGCTGCGCACCACTGTGCTGCTGTCCTTTGTATTTGCCGTCACCTGGTTCACCAGCACCGCCATGGCGGCCCACCTGCCGCGCCTGCTGCAGGCCAGCGGTACGTCGCTGCAAGCGGCTGTGGCCATGGCCGCGCTGGTAGGCCCGGCCCAGGTGGCGGCGCGCCTGCTGGAGTTTGGCTTGCTGCGCCGCCTGCACCCGCTGCTGTCGGCCCAGCTGGCCGCCGCTGCACACCCCGTGGGCGCGGGCCTGCTAATGGTGCTGGGCGGGCCTGCGGCGGCGGTGTTCACCCTGCTGCATGGCGCGGGCAACGGCATCCTGACCATTGCCAAGGGCACGCTGCCGCTGGTGCTGTTTGGCCCCGCAGGCTACGGCGCGCGCCAGGGCCTGATGATGGTGCCCGCCCGTGTGGCGCAGGCGTTTGCACCGGTGCTGTTCGGCATGGCGCTGGACCGTGCTGGCGCCTCCGCTCTATGGCTCACCACACTATTGGGACTGGCTGCATTGGCAGCGCTGTGGCTGCTGCGGCCTGTGGCGCGGGCCTGA
- a CDS encoding DNA-3-methyladenine glycosylase I — translation MIPPTAQDPVRPPALADGLFADEAGCPRCSWCQATPLYRHYHDTEWGFPVADDRRLFEKICLEGFQSGLSWLTILNKREGFRAAFANFDAEQVAAFGPAEVERLVQDAAIVRHRGKIESTINNARRVLELRREFGSLAHYAWRYEPAATDRPERLTREVARTLSTSPASVAMSKDLKKRGWSFVGPTTVYAFMQAMGLVNDHLEGCHSRPAALAARKAFVVPRG, via the coding sequence CTGGCCGACGGCCTGTTTGCTGACGAAGCCGGTTGCCCGCGTTGCTCCTGGTGCCAGGCCACGCCGCTGTACCGCCACTACCACGACACCGAGTGGGGCTTCCCGGTGGCGGACGACCGCCGGCTGTTCGAGAAGATCTGCCTGGAGGGTTTTCAGTCGGGCCTGAGCTGGCTCACCATCCTGAACAAGCGCGAGGGCTTTCGCGCCGCGTTCGCCAACTTCGACGCCGAGCAGGTCGCGGCCTTCGGCCCGGCCGAGGTTGAGCGCCTGGTGCAGGACGCGGCCATCGTGCGCCACCGGGGCAAGATCGAGTCCACCATCAACAACGCGCGCCGGGTGCTGGAGCTGCGGCGCGAGTTCGGCTCGCTGGCGCACTACGCCTGGCGCTACGAGCCCGCCGCCACCGACCGGCCCGAGCGGCTCACGCGCGAAGTGGCGCGCACCCTGTCCACGTCGCCCGCGTCGGTTGCCATGTCCAAGGACCTGAAGAAGCGTGGCTGGAGTTTTGTAGGCCCGACCACGGTGTACGCCTTCATGCAGGCCATGGGGCTGGTCAACGATCACCTGGAGGGCTGCCATTCGCGTCCCGCAGCGCTCGCGGCGCGCAAGGCGTTTGTGGTGCCCCGCGGCTGA